A genomic segment from Andrena cerasifolii isolate SP2316 chromosome 7, iyAndCera1_principal, whole genome shotgun sequence encodes:
- the Chm gene encoding lysine acetyltransferase chameau isoform X7 translates to MTPKRKTTSSESTSTTSSGSSSSSSSSSGSESSSSDSENSSSSANSQKVSDTERTKKKIPFPVSRHGKSKVDTASNLSAENKSKERVPPKSRPAVYSSESEESPNKPKPAKRKPPAKPKATATVAPVVKQQRPLAKATTASGQQKNATGSKQVANKPNKPPVVSISANGKGPDKSMKVTSEPVQKKLKKKSIFSPENSSESDGGIPVKTSTAKPTNNSAKYTKSQQPKAKPTDVKQKTVTPSRSSLLTKSAQPQKSDSSASSKSCSAGSGSSGSSDSSTDSESSESVASPQPQTKKKDTQPSATICATVNPPPKRPSATVAPVKPQKCTKRQSTIKSEDEADASASEKEMDDHGETGGSKAASKGKRKLQTRKGSKLLQLQTKAASDSESDAGTETVACKRILQIPLIRCDLSRVAESKRSTSKSPVKRAGPSTAARHASGTNRVPQNSGTSNATGARSAQGNYARARVTKERECPLAPTCDSRGHLSGKLDSHFTLEACPLYHNTTPQACVEFYKERKKREEDRRKAVACLAKKSPKGMHQTTEQRNYQLKVREMRSKWKGNAADGNESDSGSELQGNEKDRQPRLANLTPDYDLKLFMEAQAIASEKIEKELKELDFDGEGRNGGGTRVIEMGKWEMEVWYQSPYPEEFSRAPKLYLCEYCLRYAKSRQVLRRHREKCLWRHPPGHEVYRKDKIGVWEVDGKRYKQYCQNLCLLAKFFLDHKTLYYDVEPFLFYVMTIGDSEGCHTVGYFSKEKNSFLNYNVSCILTLPPYQRQGYGRLLIDFSYLLTRVEKKIGSPEKPLSDLGLISYRSYWKDVLLQYLCNFGGKELSVKDISKEMAIDSYDIVSTLQALGMMKYWKGKHIILKKQDVIDDYKERVKRRGPVYKEIDPECLKWNPFQPPKTPSTSN, encoded by the exons ATGACTCCAAAACGGAAG ACCACTAGCTCAGAATCCACTTCGACGACTAGCTCTGGTTCGTCGTCGAGCAGTTCCTCCAGTTCTGGCAGCGAATCCAGCTCTTCTGATTCAGAGAACTCTAGCAGCTCTGCCAATAGTCAGAAGGTATCTGACACCGAAagaacaaagaagaaaatacCATTCCCTGTGAGTCGCCATGGCAAATCTAAAGTCGATACAGCTTCCAATCTCTCTGCGGAGAATAAAAGCAAAGAAAGAGTACCACCTAAGAGTAGACCTGCGGTATATTCCTCGGAATCTGAGGAATCGCCGAATAAACCGAAACCAGCGAAGAGAAAGCCTCCAGCTAAGCCGAAAGCTACTGCTACAGTAGCACCCGTAGTTAAACAACAAAGGCCACTCGCTAAAGCAACGACCGCTTCCGGACAGCAAAAGAATGCCACAGGTTCGAAACAAGTTGCTAACAAGCCGAACAAACCACCAG TAGTCTCCATAAGTGCTAATGGGAAAGGTCCTGACAAATCTATGAAAGTAACATCCGAACCAGtgcaaaagaaattgaaaaagaaaagtatATTTAGTCCAGAGAATAGTAGCGAAAGCGACGGCGGTATTCCAGTAAAGACTAGTACAGCAAAGCCAACAAACAATTCTGCCAAATATACAAAGAGTCAGCAGCCCAAAGCGAAACCGACCGACGTGAAACAGAAAACTGTTACCCCGAGCAGATCTA GTTTGTTAACAAAATCAGCCCAGCCACAAAAGTCAGATAGCTCGGCGAGTTCGAAGAGCTGTTCCGCAGGATCGGGTTCCTCTGGCTCTTCTGACAGTAGCACCGATTCTGAATCATCGGAAAGCGTTGCGAGTCCACAGCCCCAGACAAAGAAGAAAGATACACAACCGAGTGCAACGATATGTGCTACCGTAAATCCTCCGCCGAAGCGACCATCCGCCACGGTTGCACCCGTGAAACCGCAGAAATGTACAAAACGGCAAA GCACAATAAAGAGCGAGGACGAAGCCGATGCCTCTGCAAGCGAGAAGGAAATGGATGACCATGGAGAAACGGGCGGTTCGAAAGCAGCAAGCAAAGGCAAGCGGAAACTGCAGACACGGAAGGGAAGCAAATTACTTCAGCTCCAAACGAAAGCGGCCAGTGACTCGGAATCTGACGCAG GTACGGAAACGGTAGCGTGTAAGCGTATCCTGCAAATTCCGCTGATCCGGTGTGATTTATCGAGAGTAGCCGAGAGCAAGAGGAGCACCAGCAAATCCCCAGTTAAACGCGCCGGGCCTAGTACCGCGGCCAGGCATGCTTCCGGTACCAACAGGGTACCGCAGAACAGTGGCACCTCCAACGCCACTGGAGCTCGCTCTGCTCAAGGGAATTACGCCCGTGCACGCGTGACCAAGGAGAGAGAATGCCCTTTAGCGCCGACTTGCGACTCTCGGGGACACCTTTCGGGAAAGCTAGACTCGCACTTTACCCTGGAGGCTTGCCCCTTGTATCATAACACCACGCCGCAAGCTTGCGT GGAGTTTTACAAGGAAAGGAAGAAACGCGAGGAGGACCGAAGGAAGGCTGTAGCATGCCTGGCGAAAAAGTCTCCCAAGGGGATGCACCAGACTACGGAGCAACGTAACTATCAGCTGAAAGTCAGAGAAATGAGGAGCAAATGGAAAGGGAACGCCGCCGATGGGAACGAAAGCGATAGCGGCAGCGAGCTTCAAGGGAACGAGAAGGACCGACAGCCGCGGCTGGCGAATCTGACGCCTGATTACGATTTGAAATTGTTCATGGAAGCGCAAGCTATCGCCAGTGAAAAGATC GAAAAGGAGCTGAAGGAGCTGGACTTCGATGGAGAGGGCAGGAACGGTGGAGGCACGCGTGTCATTGAAAtggggaaatgggaaatggagGTGTGGTACCAAAGCCCGTACCCCGAAGAGTTCAGTCGTGCTCCGAAGCTATATCTGTGCGAGTATTGCTTGCGATACGCGAAGAGTCGGCAGGTTCTGAGAAGGCATCGGGAGAAGTGTTTATGGAGGCATCCACCTGGCCACGAAGTGTACAG GAAGGACAAGATCGGCGTGTGGGAGGTGGATGGAAAGCGGTACAAACAGTACTGTCAGAATCTCTGTTTGCTAGCAAAGTTCTTCTTGGACCACAAGACGCTTTACTATGACGTGGAACCGTTCCTCTTCTATGTGATGACGATCGGTGATTCCGAGGGGTGCCACACGGTTGGCTACTTCAGCAAG GAAAAGAACTCCTTCCTCAATTACAACGTCTCTTGCATTCTGACGTTGCCGCCTTATCAGCGACAGGGATACGGCCGACTGCTCATCGATTTCA GCTACCTGCTGACGAGGGTGGAGAAGAAGATCGGCTCGCCGGAGAAGCCGCTGTCGGACCTGGGCTTGATCTCGTACCGCAGCTACTGGAAGGACGTTTTGCTGCAGTACCTCTGCAACTTCGGGGGCAAGGAACTCTCGGTTAAAG ACATCAGCAAGGAGATGGCCATCGACTCGTACGACATAGTCAGCACCCTGCAGGCCCTCGGTATGATGAAGTACTGGAAGGGCAAGCATATCATCCTGAAGAAACAG GACGTGATCGACGACTACAAGGAGAGGGTGAAGAGACGAGGGCCCGTCTACAAAGAGATCGATCCGGAGTGTCTGAAATGGAACCCCTTCCAGCCTCCCAAGACGCCCTCCACCTCGAACTAA
- the Chm gene encoding lysine acetyltransferase chameau isoform X6, translating into MTPKRKTTSSESTSTTSSGSSSSSSSSSGSESSSSDSENSSSSANSQKVSDTERTKKKIPFPVSRHGKSKVDTASNLSAENKSKERVPPKSRPAVYSSESEESPNKPKPAKRKPPAKPKATATVAPVVKQQRPLAKATTASGQQKNATGSKQVANKPNKPPVSISANGKGPDKSMKVTSEPVQKKLKKKSIFSPENSSESDGGIPVKTSTAKPTNNSAKYTKSQQPKAKPTDVKQKTVTPSRSSLLTKSAQPQKSDSSASSKSCSAGSGSSGSSDSSTDSESSESVASPQPQTKKKDTQPSATICATVNPPPKRPSATVAPVKPQKCTKRQSTIKSEDEADASASEKEMDDHGETGGSKAASKGKRKLQTRKGSKLLQLQTKAASDSESDAVWFSGTETVACKRILQIPLIRCDLSRVAESKRSTSKSPVKRAGPSTAARHASGTNRVPQNSGTSNATGARSAQGNYARARVTKERECPLAPTCDSRGHLSGKLDSHFTLEACPLYHNTTPQACVEFYKERKKREEDRRKAVACLAKKSPKGMHQTTEQRNYQLKVREMRSKWKGNAADGNESDSGSELQGNEKDRQPRLANLTPDYDLKLFMEAQAIASEKIEKELKELDFDGEGRNGGGTRVIEMGKWEMEVWYQSPYPEEFSRAPKLYLCEYCLRYAKSRQVLRRHREKCLWRHPPGHEVYRKDKIGVWEVDGKRYKQYCQNLCLLAKFFLDHKTLYYDVEPFLFYVMTIGDSEGCHTVGYFSKEKNSFLNYNVSCILTLPPYQRQGYGRLLIDFSYLLTRVEKKIGSPEKPLSDLGLISYRSYWKDVLLQYLCNFGGKELSVKDISKEMAIDSYDIVSTLQALGMMKYWKGKHIILKKQDVIDDYKERVKRRGPVYKEIDPECLKWNPFQPPKTPSTSN; encoded by the exons ATGACTCCAAAACGGAAG ACCACTAGCTCAGAATCCACTTCGACGACTAGCTCTGGTTCGTCGTCGAGCAGTTCCTCCAGTTCTGGCAGCGAATCCAGCTCTTCTGATTCAGAGAACTCTAGCAGCTCTGCCAATAGTCAGAAGGTATCTGACACCGAAagaacaaagaagaaaatacCATTCCCTGTGAGTCGCCATGGCAAATCTAAAGTCGATACAGCTTCCAATCTCTCTGCGGAGAATAAAAGCAAAGAAAGAGTACCACCTAAGAGTAGACCTGCGGTATATTCCTCGGAATCTGAGGAATCGCCGAATAAACCGAAACCAGCGAAGAGAAAGCCTCCAGCTAAGCCGAAAGCTACTGCTACAGTAGCACCCGTAGTTAAACAACAAAGGCCACTCGCTAAAGCAACGACCGCTTCCGGACAGCAAAAGAATGCCACAGGTTCGAAACAAGTTGCTAACAAGCCGAACAAACCACCAG TCTCCATAAGTGCTAATGGGAAAGGTCCTGACAAATCTATGAAAGTAACATCCGAACCAGtgcaaaagaaattgaaaaagaaaagtatATTTAGTCCAGAGAATAGTAGCGAAAGCGACGGCGGTATTCCAGTAAAGACTAGTACAGCAAAGCCAACAAACAATTCTGCCAAATATACAAAGAGTCAGCAGCCCAAAGCGAAACCGACCGACGTGAAACAGAAAACTGTTACCCCGAGCAGATCTA GTTTGTTAACAAAATCAGCCCAGCCACAAAAGTCAGATAGCTCGGCGAGTTCGAAGAGCTGTTCCGCAGGATCGGGTTCCTCTGGCTCTTCTGACAGTAGCACCGATTCTGAATCATCGGAAAGCGTTGCGAGTCCACAGCCCCAGACAAAGAAGAAAGATACACAACCGAGTGCAACGATATGTGCTACCGTAAATCCTCCGCCGAAGCGACCATCCGCCACGGTTGCACCCGTGAAACCGCAGAAATGTACAAAACGGCAAA GCACAATAAAGAGCGAGGACGAAGCCGATGCCTCTGCAAGCGAGAAGGAAATGGATGACCATGGAGAAACGGGCGGTTCGAAAGCAGCAAGCAAAGGCAAGCGGAAACTGCAGACACGGAAGGGAAGCAAATTACTTCAGCTCCAAACGAAAGCGGCCAGTGACTCGGAATCTGACGCAG TATGGTTCTCAGGTACGGAAACGGTAGCGTGTAAGCGTATCCTGCAAATTCCGCTGATCCGGTGTGATTTATCGAGAGTAGCCGAGAGCAAGAGGAGCACCAGCAAATCCCCAGTTAAACGCGCCGGGCCTAGTACCGCGGCCAGGCATGCTTCCGGTACCAACAGGGTACCGCAGAACAGTGGCACCTCCAACGCCACTGGAGCTCGCTCTGCTCAAGGGAATTACGCCCGTGCACGCGTGACCAAGGAGAGAGAATGCCCTTTAGCGCCGACTTGCGACTCTCGGGGACACCTTTCGGGAAAGCTAGACTCGCACTTTACCCTGGAGGCTTGCCCCTTGTATCATAACACCACGCCGCAAGCTTGCGT GGAGTTTTACAAGGAAAGGAAGAAACGCGAGGAGGACCGAAGGAAGGCTGTAGCATGCCTGGCGAAAAAGTCTCCCAAGGGGATGCACCAGACTACGGAGCAACGTAACTATCAGCTGAAAGTCAGAGAAATGAGGAGCAAATGGAAAGGGAACGCCGCCGATGGGAACGAAAGCGATAGCGGCAGCGAGCTTCAAGGGAACGAGAAGGACCGACAGCCGCGGCTGGCGAATCTGACGCCTGATTACGATTTGAAATTGTTCATGGAAGCGCAAGCTATCGCCAGTGAAAAGATC GAAAAGGAGCTGAAGGAGCTGGACTTCGATGGAGAGGGCAGGAACGGTGGAGGCACGCGTGTCATTGAAAtggggaaatgggaaatggagGTGTGGTACCAAAGCCCGTACCCCGAAGAGTTCAGTCGTGCTCCGAAGCTATATCTGTGCGAGTATTGCTTGCGATACGCGAAGAGTCGGCAGGTTCTGAGAAGGCATCGGGAGAAGTGTTTATGGAGGCATCCACCTGGCCACGAAGTGTACAG GAAGGACAAGATCGGCGTGTGGGAGGTGGATGGAAAGCGGTACAAACAGTACTGTCAGAATCTCTGTTTGCTAGCAAAGTTCTTCTTGGACCACAAGACGCTTTACTATGACGTGGAACCGTTCCTCTTCTATGTGATGACGATCGGTGATTCCGAGGGGTGCCACACGGTTGGCTACTTCAGCAAG GAAAAGAACTCCTTCCTCAATTACAACGTCTCTTGCATTCTGACGTTGCCGCCTTATCAGCGACAGGGATACGGCCGACTGCTCATCGATTTCA GCTACCTGCTGACGAGGGTGGAGAAGAAGATCGGCTCGCCGGAGAAGCCGCTGTCGGACCTGGGCTTGATCTCGTACCGCAGCTACTGGAAGGACGTTTTGCTGCAGTACCTCTGCAACTTCGGGGGCAAGGAACTCTCGGTTAAAG ACATCAGCAAGGAGATGGCCATCGACTCGTACGACATAGTCAGCACCCTGCAGGCCCTCGGTATGATGAAGTACTGGAAGGGCAAGCATATCATCCTGAAGAAACAG GACGTGATCGACGACTACAAGGAGAGGGTGAAGAGACGAGGGCCCGTCTACAAAGAGATCGATCCGGAGTGTCTGAAATGGAACCCCTTCCAGCCTCCCAAGACGCCCTCCACCTCGAACTAA
- the Chm gene encoding lysine acetyltransferase chameau isoform X3 — MTPKRKTTSSESTSTTSSGSSSSSSSSSGSESSSSDSENSSSSANSQKVSDTERTKKKIPFPVSRHGKSKVDTASNLSAENKSKERVPPKSRPAVYSSESEESPNKPKPAKRKPPAKPKATATVAPVVKQQRPLAKATTASGQQKNATGSKQVANKPNKPPVVSISANGKGPDKSMKVTSEPVQKKLKKKSIFSPENSSESDGGIPVKTSTAKPTNNSAKYTKSQQPKAKPTDVKQKTVTPSRSSLLTKSAQPQKSDSSASSKSCSAGSGSSGSSDSSTDSESSESVASPQPQTKKKDTQPSATICATVNPPPKRPSATVAPVKPQKCTKRQSTIKSEDEADASASEKEMDDHGETGGSKAASKGKRKLQTRKGSKLLQLQTKAASDSESDADDMLQKSSLHSLANHPALTVWFSGTETVACKRILQIPLIRCDLSRVAESKRSTSKSPVKRAGPSTAARHASGTNRVPQNSGTSNATGARSAQGNYARARVTKERECPLAPTCDSRGHLSGKLDSHFTLEACPLYHNTTPQACVEFYKERKKREEDRRKAVACLAKKSPKGMHQTTEQRNYQLKVREMRSKWKGNAADGNESDSGSELQGNEKDRQPRLANLTPDYDLKLFMEAQAIASEKIELKELDFDGEGRNGGGTRVIEMGKWEMEVWYQSPYPEEFSRAPKLYLCEYCLRYAKSRQVLRRHREKCLWRHPPGHEVYRKDKIGVWEVDGKRYKQYCQNLCLLAKFFLDHKTLYYDVEPFLFYVMTIGDSEGCHTVGYFSKEKNSFLNYNVSCILTLPPYQRQGYGRLLIDFSYLLTRVEKKIGSPEKPLSDLGLISYRSYWKDVLLQYLCNFGGKELSVKDISKEMAIDSYDIVSTLQALGMMKYWKGKHIILKKQDVIDDYKERVKRRGPVYKEIDPECLKWNPFQPPKTPSTSN, encoded by the exons ATGACTCCAAAACGGAAG ACCACTAGCTCAGAATCCACTTCGACGACTAGCTCTGGTTCGTCGTCGAGCAGTTCCTCCAGTTCTGGCAGCGAATCCAGCTCTTCTGATTCAGAGAACTCTAGCAGCTCTGCCAATAGTCAGAAGGTATCTGACACCGAAagaacaaagaagaaaatacCATTCCCTGTGAGTCGCCATGGCAAATCTAAAGTCGATACAGCTTCCAATCTCTCTGCGGAGAATAAAAGCAAAGAAAGAGTACCACCTAAGAGTAGACCTGCGGTATATTCCTCGGAATCTGAGGAATCGCCGAATAAACCGAAACCAGCGAAGAGAAAGCCTCCAGCTAAGCCGAAAGCTACTGCTACAGTAGCACCCGTAGTTAAACAACAAAGGCCACTCGCTAAAGCAACGACCGCTTCCGGACAGCAAAAGAATGCCACAGGTTCGAAACAAGTTGCTAACAAGCCGAACAAACCACCAG TAGTCTCCATAAGTGCTAATGGGAAAGGTCCTGACAAATCTATGAAAGTAACATCCGAACCAGtgcaaaagaaattgaaaaagaaaagtatATTTAGTCCAGAGAATAGTAGCGAAAGCGACGGCGGTATTCCAGTAAAGACTAGTACAGCAAAGCCAACAAACAATTCTGCCAAATATACAAAGAGTCAGCAGCCCAAAGCGAAACCGACCGACGTGAAACAGAAAACTGTTACCCCGAGCAGATCTA GTTTGTTAACAAAATCAGCCCAGCCACAAAAGTCAGATAGCTCGGCGAGTTCGAAGAGCTGTTCCGCAGGATCGGGTTCCTCTGGCTCTTCTGACAGTAGCACCGATTCTGAATCATCGGAAAGCGTTGCGAGTCCACAGCCCCAGACAAAGAAGAAAGATACACAACCGAGTGCAACGATATGTGCTACCGTAAATCCTCCGCCGAAGCGACCATCCGCCACGGTTGCACCCGTGAAACCGCAGAAATGTACAAAACGGCAAA GCACAATAAAGAGCGAGGACGAAGCCGATGCCTCTGCAAGCGAGAAGGAAATGGATGACCATGGAGAAACGGGCGGTTCGAAAGCAGCAAGCAAAGGCAAGCGGAAACTGCAGACACGGAAGGGAAGCAAATTACTTCAGCTCCAAACGAAAGCGGCCAGTGACTCGGAATCTGACGCAG ATGATATGTTACAAAAGTCGTCGCTGCACAGTTTGGCAAACCATCCAGCTCTCACTG TATGGTTCTCAGGTACGGAAACGGTAGCGTGTAAGCGTATCCTGCAAATTCCGCTGATCCGGTGTGATTTATCGAGAGTAGCCGAGAGCAAGAGGAGCACCAGCAAATCCCCAGTTAAACGCGCCGGGCCTAGTACCGCGGCCAGGCATGCTTCCGGTACCAACAGGGTACCGCAGAACAGTGGCACCTCCAACGCCACTGGAGCTCGCTCTGCTCAAGGGAATTACGCCCGTGCACGCGTGACCAAGGAGAGAGAATGCCCTTTAGCGCCGACTTGCGACTCTCGGGGACACCTTTCGGGAAAGCTAGACTCGCACTTTACCCTGGAGGCTTGCCCCTTGTATCATAACACCACGCCGCAAGCTTGCGT GGAGTTTTACAAGGAAAGGAAGAAACGCGAGGAGGACCGAAGGAAGGCTGTAGCATGCCTGGCGAAAAAGTCTCCCAAGGGGATGCACCAGACTACGGAGCAACGTAACTATCAGCTGAAAGTCAGAGAAATGAGGAGCAAATGGAAAGGGAACGCCGCCGATGGGAACGAAAGCGATAGCGGCAGCGAGCTTCAAGGGAACGAGAAGGACCGACAGCCGCGGCTGGCGAATCTGACGCCTGATTACGATTTGAAATTGTTCATGGAAGCGCAAGCTATCGCCAGTGAAAAGATC GAGCTGAAGGAGCTGGACTTCGATGGAGAGGGCAGGAACGGTGGAGGCACGCGTGTCATTGAAAtggggaaatgggaaatggagGTGTGGTACCAAAGCCCGTACCCCGAAGAGTTCAGTCGTGCTCCGAAGCTATATCTGTGCGAGTATTGCTTGCGATACGCGAAGAGTCGGCAGGTTCTGAGAAGGCATCGGGAGAAGTGTTTATGGAGGCATCCACCTGGCCACGAAGTGTACAG GAAGGACAAGATCGGCGTGTGGGAGGTGGATGGAAAGCGGTACAAACAGTACTGTCAGAATCTCTGTTTGCTAGCAAAGTTCTTCTTGGACCACAAGACGCTTTACTATGACGTGGAACCGTTCCTCTTCTATGTGATGACGATCGGTGATTCCGAGGGGTGCCACACGGTTGGCTACTTCAGCAAG GAAAAGAACTCCTTCCTCAATTACAACGTCTCTTGCATTCTGACGTTGCCGCCTTATCAGCGACAGGGATACGGCCGACTGCTCATCGATTTCA GCTACCTGCTGACGAGGGTGGAGAAGAAGATCGGCTCGCCGGAGAAGCCGCTGTCGGACCTGGGCTTGATCTCGTACCGCAGCTACTGGAAGGACGTTTTGCTGCAGTACCTCTGCAACTTCGGGGGCAAGGAACTCTCGGTTAAAG ACATCAGCAAGGAGATGGCCATCGACTCGTACGACATAGTCAGCACCCTGCAGGCCCTCGGTATGATGAAGTACTGGAAGGGCAAGCATATCATCCTGAAGAAACAG GACGTGATCGACGACTACAAGGAGAGGGTGAAGAGACGAGGGCCCGTCTACAAAGAGATCGATCCGGAGTGTCTGAAATGGAACCCCTTCCAGCCTCCCAAGACGCCCTCCACCTCGAACTAA
- the Chm gene encoding lysine acetyltransferase chameau isoform X8, which yields MTPKRKTTSSESTSTTSSGSSSSSSSSSGSESSSSDSENSSSSANSQKVSDTERTKKKIPFPVSRHGKSKVDTASNLSAENKSKERVPPKSRPAVYSSESEESPNKPKPAKRKPPAKPKATATVAPVVKQQRPLAKATTASGQQKNATGSKQVANKPNKPPVVSISANGKGPDKSMKVTSEPVQKKLKKKSIFSPENSSESDGGIPVKTSTAKPTNNSAKYTKSQQPKAKPTDVKQKTVTPSRSSLLTKSAQPQKSDSSASSKSCSAGSGSSGSSDSSTDSESSESVASPQPQTKKKDTQPSATICATVNPPPKRPSATVAPVKPQKCTKRQSTIKSEDEADASASEKEMDDHGETGGSKAASKGKRKLQTRKGSKLLQLQTKAASDSESDADDMLQKSSLHSLANHPALTVWFSAESKRSTSKSPVKRAGPSTAARHASGTNRVPQNSGTSNATGARSAQGNYARARVTKERECPLAPTCDSRGHLSGKLDSHFTLEACPLYHNTTPQACVEFYKERKKREEDRRKAVACLAKKSPKGMHQTTEQRNYQLKVREMRSKWKGNAADGNESDSGSELQGNEKDRQPRLANLTPDYDLKLFMEAQAIASEKIEKELKELDFDGEGRNGGGTRVIEMGKWEMEVWYQSPYPEEFSRAPKLYLCEYCLRYAKSRQVLRRHREKCLWRHPPGHEVYRKDKIGVWEVDGKRYKQYCQNLCLLAKFFLDHKTLYYDVEPFLFYVMTIGDSEGCHTVGYFSKEKNSFLNYNVSCILTLPPYQRQGYGRLLIDFSYLLTRVEKKIGSPEKPLSDLGLISYRSYWKDVLLQYLCNFGGKELSVKDISKEMAIDSYDIVSTLQALGMMKYWKGKHIILKKQDVIDDYKERVKRRGPVYKEIDPECLKWNPFQPPKTPSTSN from the exons ATGACTCCAAAACGGAAG ACCACTAGCTCAGAATCCACTTCGACGACTAGCTCTGGTTCGTCGTCGAGCAGTTCCTCCAGTTCTGGCAGCGAATCCAGCTCTTCTGATTCAGAGAACTCTAGCAGCTCTGCCAATAGTCAGAAGGTATCTGACACCGAAagaacaaagaagaaaatacCATTCCCTGTGAGTCGCCATGGCAAATCTAAAGTCGATACAGCTTCCAATCTCTCTGCGGAGAATAAAAGCAAAGAAAGAGTACCACCTAAGAGTAGACCTGCGGTATATTCCTCGGAATCTGAGGAATCGCCGAATAAACCGAAACCAGCGAAGAGAAAGCCTCCAGCTAAGCCGAAAGCTACTGCTACAGTAGCACCCGTAGTTAAACAACAAAGGCCACTCGCTAAAGCAACGACCGCTTCCGGACAGCAAAAGAATGCCACAGGTTCGAAACAAGTTGCTAACAAGCCGAACAAACCACCAG TAGTCTCCATAAGTGCTAATGGGAAAGGTCCTGACAAATCTATGAAAGTAACATCCGAACCAGtgcaaaagaaattgaaaaagaaaagtatATTTAGTCCAGAGAATAGTAGCGAAAGCGACGGCGGTATTCCAGTAAAGACTAGTACAGCAAAGCCAACAAACAATTCTGCCAAATATACAAAGAGTCAGCAGCCCAAAGCGAAACCGACCGACGTGAAACAGAAAACTGTTACCCCGAGCAGATCTA GTTTGTTAACAAAATCAGCCCAGCCACAAAAGTCAGATAGCTCGGCGAGTTCGAAGAGCTGTTCCGCAGGATCGGGTTCCTCTGGCTCTTCTGACAGTAGCACCGATTCTGAATCATCGGAAAGCGTTGCGAGTCCACAGCCCCAGACAAAGAAGAAAGATACACAACCGAGTGCAACGATATGTGCTACCGTAAATCCTCCGCCGAAGCGACCATCCGCCACGGTTGCACCCGTGAAACCGCAGAAATGTACAAAACGGCAAA GCACAATAAAGAGCGAGGACGAAGCCGATGCCTCTGCAAGCGAGAAGGAAATGGATGACCATGGAGAAACGGGCGGTTCGAAAGCAGCAAGCAAAGGCAAGCGGAAACTGCAGACACGGAAGGGAAGCAAATTACTTCAGCTCCAAACGAAAGCGGCCAGTGACTCGGAATCTGACGCAG ATGATATGTTACAAAAGTCGTCGCTGCACAGTTTGGCAAACCATCCAGCTCTCACTG TATGGTTCTCAG CCGAGAGCAAGAGGAGCACCAGCAAATCCCCAGTTAAACGCGCCGGGCCTAGTACCGCGGCCAGGCATGCTTCCGGTACCAACAGGGTACCGCAGAACAGTGGCACCTCCAACGCCACTGGAGCTCGCTCTGCTCAAGGGAATTACGCCCGTGCACGCGTGACCAAGGAGAGAGAATGCCCTTTAGCGCCGACTTGCGACTCTCGGGGACACCTTTCGGGAAAGCTAGACTCGCACTTTACCCTGGAGGCTTGCCCCTTGTATCATAACACCACGCCGCAAGCTTGCGT GGAGTTTTACAAGGAAAGGAAGAAACGCGAGGAGGACCGAAGGAAGGCTGTAGCATGCCTGGCGAAAAAGTCTCCCAAGGGGATGCACCAGACTACGGAGCAACGTAACTATCAGCTGAAAGTCAGAGAAATGAGGAGCAAATGGAAAGGGAACGCCGCCGATGGGAACGAAAGCGATAGCGGCAGCGAGCTTCAAGGGAACGAGAAGGACCGACAGCCGCGGCTGGCGAATCTGACGCCTGATTACGATTTGAAATTGTTCATGGAAGCGCAAGCTATCGCCAGTGAAAAGATC GAAAAGGAGCTGAAGGAGCTGGACTTCGATGGAGAGGGCAGGAACGGTGGAGGCACGCGTGTCATTGAAAtggggaaatgggaaatggagGTGTGGTACCAAAGCCCGTACCCCGAAGAGTTCAGTCGTGCTCCGAAGCTATATCTGTGCGAGTATTGCTTGCGATACGCGAAGAGTCGGCAGGTTCTGAGAAGGCATCGGGAGAAGTGTTTATGGAGGCATCCACCTGGCCACGAAGTGTACAG GAAGGACAAGATCGGCGTGTGGGAGGTGGATGGAAAGCGGTACAAACAGTACTGTCAGAATCTCTGTTTGCTAGCAAAGTTCTTCTTGGACCACAAGACGCTTTACTATGACGTGGAACCGTTCCTCTTCTATGTGATGACGATCGGTGATTCCGAGGGGTGCCACACGGTTGGCTACTTCAGCAAG GAAAAGAACTCCTTCCTCAATTACAACGTCTCTTGCATTCTGACGTTGCCGCCTTATCAGCGACAGGGATACGGCCGACTGCTCATCGATTTCA GCTACCTGCTGACGAGGGTGGAGAAGAAGATCGGCTCGCCGGAGAAGCCGCTGTCGGACCTGGGCTTGATCTCGTACCGCAGCTACTGGAAGGACGTTTTGCTGCAGTACCTCTGCAACTTCGGGGGCAAGGAACTCTCGGTTAAAG ACATCAGCAAGGAGATGGCCATCGACTCGTACGACATAGTCAGCACCCTGCAGGCCCTCGGTATGATGAAGTACTGGAAGGGCAAGCATATCATCCTGAAGAAACAG GACGTGATCGACGACTACAAGGAGAGGGTGAAGAGACGAGGGCCCGTCTACAAAGAGATCGATCCGGAGTGTCTGAAATGGAACCCCTTCCAGCCTCCCAAGACGCCCTCCACCTCGAACTAA